The Desulfoscipio gibsoniae DSM 7213 genome contains a region encoding:
- a CDS encoding type II toxin-antitoxin system Phd/YefM family antitoxin: MPNIKSSTDLRNKYNEISTFCHESREPIFITKNGQGDLVVMSIETYEMLNGKLELYRLLDEGRAAVIGGRKRPLEDVMRDIRQEITDGKI, encoded by the coding sequence ATGCCAAATATTAAATCCAGCACGGACTTAAGGAACAAATACAATGAAATTTCGACGTTCTGTCATGAAAGCAGAGAGCCCATCTTTATTACTAAAAATGGACAGGGAGATTTGGTCGTTATGAGCATTGAGACCTATGAGATGCTCAACGGCAAACTCGAACTTTACCGTCTGCTTGATGAGGGCAGGGCGGCGGTAATAGGGGGCAGAAAGCGTCCACTTGAAGATGTCATGCGAGACATCCGGCAGGAAATAACTGATGGCAAAATATAG
- a CDS encoding aspartate aminotransferase family protein produces MKITAESSMARFSEKFKISREFTEKCRKKVPNGYSRQTFNYGPHAIFVDHGDGAYIYTIDGHKLLDLNNNFSVSILGHNNPAINNAIKDVLPKGFSLGNPMKYESKLAEIICSRIESVEKVKFSCSASESCISAARIARGYTGKTKIAKMEGGYHGFIEDLCVSAHPDPSMAGPDDRPVPMADSGGINSYIVENTIILPQNDLAACEKILRENAADIACLFMELQSGAGGIVVLDQEFVKGIRALTEELGIVLIFDETITLRINYHGMQSLYGVKPDLTIMGKIIGGGLPLGAVGGKAEILEVLEKGIVGISGTHHGNNLAAAAGIACLEVMDEAAYDRLNGLAKRIKDELNAWSNRKNYPFMVYGEGSYIAYAFTDKNGRQITTHRDFWRYANNDAILIFALEAATRGFFPVHRGQLALSTPMTDEDIDSFIATTKEIVDGILKN; encoded by the coding sequence ATGAAAATTACAGCTGAAAGTAGTATGGCAAGGTTTTCAGAAAAATTCAAAATTTCCAGGGAATTTACAGAGAAATGCAGAAAAAAGGTTCCCAACGGTTACAGCAGGCAGACCTTTAATTACGGGCCTCATGCAATTTTCGTTGACCATGGTGATGGGGCGTATATTTACACAATTGATGGACATAAGCTGCTTGATTTGAATAACAATTTTTCGGTTAGTATCCTTGGTCATAATAATCCCGCGATTAACAACGCCATTAAGGATGTCCTTCCAAAAGGTTTTTCATTGGGAAATCCTATGAAGTATGAGAGCAAATTGGCGGAGATTATTTGCTCACGTATTGAATCCGTTGAAAAGGTCAAATTTTCATGTTCAGCCAGCGAATCCTGTATCAGTGCAGCTAGAATCGCAAGAGGATATACCGGAAAAACTAAGATAGCCAAAATGGAAGGCGGATATCATGGATTTATTGAAGATCTTTGTGTATCAGCACATCCCGATCCTTCTATGGCTGGCCCTGATGATCGTCCTGTTCCTATGGCTGACTCTGGGGGAATTAACTCTTATATTGTTGAAAACACTATTATACTGCCGCAGAATGACCTTGCAGCTTGTGAGAAGATTCTGAGAGAGAATGCTGCCGATATAGCATGCCTCTTTATGGAACTGCAATCAGGAGCCGGCGGTATCGTTGTGCTGGATCAGGAATTTGTTAAAGGCATTCGTGCCCTAACAGAAGAGCTTGGCATCGTGTTGATTTTTGATGAGACAATCACCTTGCGGATTAACTATCATGGAATGCAGAGCTTATATGGAGTAAAGCCGGATCTCACAATAATGGGAAAAATTATTGGTGGAGGCCTTCCTCTAGGTGCAGTAGGTGGGAAAGCTGAAATTTTAGAGGTCCTCGAAAAAGGTATCGTTGGAATTTCCGGTACACACCACGGTAATAACCTTGCCGCCGCAGCAGGGATAGCCTGTCTTGAAGTTATGGATGAGGCTGCCTATGATAGATTAAACGGGCTTGCCAAACGAATTAAAGATGAACTCAATGCATGGTCCAATCGGAAGAATTATCCATTTATGGTATACGGAGAAGGCTCATATATTGCGTATGCATTCACAGACAAAAACGGAAGACAAATAACAACCCACAGAGACTTTTGGAGATATGCAAATAATGATGCCATCTTAATTTTCGCATTAGAAGCAGCTACACGTGGATTCTTCCCGGTACATCGTGGACAGCTCGCTCTTTCAACACCAATGACCGATGAAGACATCGATAGTTTCATAGCCACAACTAAGGAGATTGTCGACGGGATATTGAAAAACTAG
- a CDS encoding TetR/AcrR family transcriptional regulator codes for MLQAFEKLSPDRQQAILNAAANVFAEEGYHFARISKICEKAGISNGALYKYFKDKEDLFLAVVDNCVYLLENELFSTMTVSRKSIFDSIGSFLTANVQFNKEYCDYLRIYCDLGSPSMGRFAANASKKIETMASRYTIKLIEESKSRGEINKNISNEAAAYLIDSFTTFFAYSLVCEYHSNRFDSFYSASGRRFSVDERMQIILDSLRQALNIII; via the coding sequence ATGCTACAGGCATTTGAAAAGCTGTCTCCAGATAGACAACAGGCTATTTTAAACGCTGCTGCCAATGTGTTTGCGGAGGAAGGATACCATTTTGCGCGAATCTCCAAAATTTGTGAGAAAGCTGGGATCTCTAATGGAGCTCTTTATAAATATTTCAAGGATAAGGAAGATTTGTTTTTAGCGGTAGTGGATAACTGCGTTTATCTCCTTGAAAATGAATTGTTTTCGACAATGACCGTTAGCAGAAAATCAATTTTTGATTCAATAGGTAGCTTTTTAACTGCAAATGTTCAGTTTAACAAAGAATATTGTGACTATTTAAGAATCTACTGCGATTTAGGTTCACCTTCAATGGGAAGATTTGCGGCAAACGCCTCTAAAAAAATTGAAACTATGGCAAGTAGGTACACTATCAAACTAATTGAGGAGAGTAAAAGCCGCGGAGAAATAAATAAGAATATCAGTAACGAAGCGGCAGCTTACCTGATTGACAGTTTTACGACCTTCTTCGCTTACTCGCTCGTTTGTGAATACCACTCCAATAGGTTTGATTCTTTCTATTCGGCATCAGGAAGAAGGTTTTCCGTGGACGAGAGAATGCAGATCATCTTAGATTCTCTTAGGCAGGCCCTTAACATAATTATTTAG
- a CDS encoding APC family permease encodes MLDAVSLETNRLPSKKERRVIIMEQQKKLGFLSAFSVAVGLVVASSTLVTLGQGMGMAGGGFIIAMVAAWFLQYFSAQSFAELTTSLPKSGSLNVYARMAMGPALGIISILAGYVYMSFLTVPAELSVAGAVFNGVFAPEFSPALFAFVLLAIFTIANLLGVDVFAKLQIFLTITMIVSISILGIIGLTNAGLPVPAVPDMPFNPMGLSVLGLTALAIWLYIGIEFVCPLVEEIDRPEKNIPLAMTLGLLVIIVVNILYGFASIKYVAANALAASDTPHVIVAQAILGRGGEIWIGLVSILATASSVNTFIAVIPRMLYSMAKDGEAPKIFTMIHPRFRTPWVGILIVFAIYSMLLLLGIAGIEQIMILILSAATCWLLAYVLTHIVVIVLRYKYPTLKRPYKTPLYPLPQILGSAGMIYAIWAIWPDVVTKMEIYKYAGVALLVCVIYTVVWVKFVMKKNLFEPISLEEEMGAEFVREALKQEAPVKRLNTSTVS; translated from the coding sequence TTGCTTGATGCTGTGAGCCTGGAAACAAATAGATTACCCAGCAAAAAGGAAAGGAGAGTCATTATTATGGAACAGCAAAAAAAACTGGGCTTCTTATCCGCTTTTTCTGTAGCCGTGGGCTTGGTGGTGGCATCCAGCACCCTGGTTACTCTGGGTCAGGGTATGGGTATGGCAGGGGGGGGCTTCATCATTGCCATGGTTGCCGCCTGGTTCCTGCAGTATTTTTCCGCCCAGAGCTTTGCGGAACTAACAACCTCTTTGCCCAAATCGGGCAGCTTGAACGTCTACGCCCGGATGGCGATGGGCCCGGCCCTTGGTATTATCAGCATTCTGGCAGGTTATGTCTATATGAGTTTTTTAACCGTTCCGGCTGAGCTGTCGGTGGCCGGGGCCGTCTTTAACGGGGTCTTTGCCCCGGAGTTTTCCCCCGCTTTGTTTGCCTTTGTCTTACTGGCGATATTCACCATTGCCAACCTCCTGGGGGTGGACGTTTTTGCCAAGCTGCAGATTTTTTTAACCATTACCATGATTGTATCTATCAGCATCCTGGGGATAATCGGCCTGACCAATGCAGGTCTTCCGGTTCCCGCCGTCCCGGATATGCCCTTTAACCCCATGGGGCTGTCGGTATTAGGCCTTACGGCTCTGGCTATCTGGCTTTACATCGGAATTGAGTTTGTATGTCCCCTGGTGGAAGAAATCGACAGGCCGGAAAAAAATATCCCCCTGGCCATGACCCTTGGTTTGCTGGTAATTATTGTAGTAAACATACTGTACGGCTTTGCCTCCATTAAGTATGTTGCGGCGAACGCTTTGGCTGCTTCGGACACTCCCCATGTCATTGTGGCCCAGGCCATTCTCGGCCGGGGTGGAGAGATTTGGATCGGCCTGGTCTCGATCCTGGCTACGGCCAGTTCGGTAAACACCTTTATTGCGGTAATCCCGAGAATGCTCTACAGCATGGCCAAAGACGGCGAAGCACCCAAAATCTTTACGATGATCCACCCCCGCTTCAGGACGCCCTGGGTGGGAATTCTGATAGTGTTTGCCATTTATTCTATGCTCCTTTTACTGGGCATTGCCGGAATTGAACAAATTATGATCCTGATTCTTTCCGCCGCAACCTGCTGGCTGCTGGCTTACGTACTGACCCACATTGTGGTAATCGTGCTGCGGTACAAATACCCGACCCTGAAGAGGCCTTACAAAACGCCATTATACCCCTTACCGCAAATCCTGGGCAGCGCAGGGATGATTTACGCCATTTGGGCCATCTGGCCTGATGTTGTTACCAAAATGGAAATATACAAGTATGCGGGGGTAGCCCTGTTGGTTTGCGTGATCTATACGGTAGTCTGGGTTAAATTTGTGATGAAGAAAAATCTGTTTGAGCCCATTTCCCTGGAAGAAGAAATGGGGGCTGAGTTTGTCCGTGAAGCCTTGAAACAGGAAGCACCCGTCAAACGGCTGAATACGAGCACGGTAAGTTAG
- a CDS encoding DUF3156 family protein, which translates to MKQKIDGYARTSLGFIAKEFGAYLGKMEADPDGVVFTAPPGSLSQVRITNNKKKFLLGGLFALEIIGEIPLKGLVRDNCPIRLHYRGSLLKGKAYFQDRQGVHKAIVSRLNNDAELIRTLSQLDLEKGEIWVDDDKYTIKLSPLGGSYMYMMIPPLRYTGSLPKKEINRLYAALARASEILKTGRPAV; encoded by the coding sequence ATGAAACAGAAAATCGATGGCTATGCCAGGACATCCCTGGGGTTTATAGCCAAAGAGTTCGGAGCATATTTAGGAAAGATGGAAGCTGATCCGGATGGAGTTGTTTTTACAGCTCCTCCGGGATCGCTTTCGCAAGTCAGAATTACTAACAACAAGAAAAAATTTCTTTTGGGAGGGCTCTTTGCACTGGAAATCATAGGAGAAATTCCTTTAAAAGGTCTGGTAAGGGATAATTGCCCCATTCGCCTGCATTACCGGGGGAGTCTTCTGAAAGGTAAAGCCTATTTCCAGGACCGGCAGGGAGTGCACAAAGCAATTGTATCCCGCTTGAATAATGATGCGGAGCTGATCCGGACTTTGAGTCAATTGGACCTGGAAAAAGGTGAAATATGGGTGGATGACGACAAATACACCATAAAACTATCCCCTTTGGGTGGTTCTTATATGTATATGATGATTCCTCCCTTGCGTTATACCGGGTCATTGCCAAAAAAAGAAATCAACCGGCTGTATGCCGCCTTGGCCAGAGCTTCAGAAATATTAAAAACAGGCAGACCCGCTGTTTAA